One Mangrovimonas cancribranchiae DNA segment encodes these proteins:
- a CDS encoding RluA family pseudouridine synthase has protein sequence MSKTFSNKSNLQVLFEDNHIIVVNKRAGDIVQGDKTGDKPLSDVVKSYLKDKYKKPGNVYLGVVHRLDRPTTGIVLFSKTSKALPRLNKLFAEKKAQKTYWALVKNTPPKPQDTLVHWLRKNPKNNKSTAFIKETNNSKKAILHYKILKKLDNYFLLEIELETGRHHQIRCQLASIGCPIKGDLKYGFNRSNPDASISLHARQLEFTHPVKKEPVQIIAPLPNDALWQACNN, from the coding sequence GTGAGTAAAACCTTTTCAAACAAATCTAATTTACAAGTTCTCTTTGAAGACAACCATATTATTGTGGTGAATAAACGTGCTGGCGATATTGTTCAAGGTGATAAAACAGGCGACAAACCTTTAAGCGATGTTGTAAAAAGCTATCTAAAAGATAAATACAAAAAGCCTGGAAATGTTTATTTAGGTGTAGTTCATAGATTAGACAGACCTACAACAGGTATTGTTTTATTCTCTAAAACCAGTAAAGCATTACCACGTTTAAATAAGCTTTTCGCAGAAAAGAAAGCACAAAAAACATATTGGGCTTTAGTTAAAAACACACCACCAAAACCTCAAGATACTTTGGTACATTGGTTACGAAAAAATCCTAAAAACAATAAATCAACAGCATTTATTAAGGAGACGAATAATAGTAAAAAAGCGATTCTTCATTATAAAATTCTAAAAAAATTAGACAATTATTTTCTATTAGAAATAGAATTAGAAACTGGTAGGCATCATCAAATAAGATGTCAGTTAGCTAGTATTGGCTGCCCTATAAAAGGTGATTTAAAATATGGGTTTAACCGAAGTAATCCAGACGCTAGTATTAGTTTACATGCCAGACAGCTAGAATTTACACATCCTGTTAAAAAAGAACCTGTACAAATTATAGCACCATTACCTAACGATGCGTTGTGGCAGGCTTGTAATAACTAA